AAGTAAACATTTAACGTTTTATTTCAAAGGTAATTTTTTTATAGAGTCAAAAAAAGAACGGATGTAATTCTTATGacgtcactctccctctctcctctttgttATAGTGAATCGTGCCTGTATATAGCTTTCTTGTAAATATGGATGCGGATAGACAACTGAAAATATTGGTGAATCGCATGATTAATAGAACTGTTGCCATATGTATTCTTGCACTGTATTCCTGCAGTGCAAACCAACGCCTAATCCTCTCACCATATCTCTTTTAAATCAGATTAATTTGCTTTTCACTAAATATTTAATTAGTTTGTAATCCTGATTTAAGAACACCTTTGTAGTTTtcaaattaatattatttagtgCACCTTGTtctaaagatgtttttttttatgttttagtaTATATCCCACTGACTCATCAAAACCACATGGCTTTTTAAATATGacaaatagatatatttaaaatataaaacacctATGTTTATTATTCACTATTAAAAACAATTGGAAATAAATGTGATAATGTGAGCCCCAATGGATGTGAATGTGgctttttaaagaaacagcACGCACTGCAACGTGTCTGACCTacataccacccccccccccccccacacacacacacagtaattatGCATGTAATAGACATGATCAATGTGGCAGCAGAGAGCAGCAGAAAATACATGCGATTCTATCAAATTAATGAAAGACGGAACCTTAGACAGACATGCTATCACAGAATATAAGAATAGTGAAGGCCTTTCACGCAGGGTGAGAAGAACAAATTGAAACGACCTGCGCGCTGCCATTTTAGAGTTCATTTCAGTctatttaatgaaaaaaaatgtatacgtGTTTAACTCTTCTATTTCAACAGTAGAAGTAGTTGTTGTGAAAATATCGTTTTAAAATGGTGGTAAATTGGGAAAAAtctattataaaaaaatattatttctcTGCTCCACAGCGTGAGTGTATCTCCATCCACGTCGGTCAGGCTGGTGTCCAGATTGGCAATGCCTGCTGGGAGCTTTACTGCCTGGAACATGGGATCCAGCCGGACGGACAGATGCCCAGTGACAAGACCGTCGGGGGAGGAGACGATTCATTCAACACCTTCTTCAGTGAGACTGGAGCCGGAAAGCACGTCCCCAGAGCCGTGTTTGTGGATCTGGAGCCCACTGTCATCGGTAAGTCATCACTGCTGGCTGAACTTGAACATTcttttgattaattaattataagCCATAAAGGATTTCAAACCTGGTTTTGTCTCTTCAGATGAGGTGCGCAGTGGTATTTACCGCCAGCTGTTCCACCCTGAGCAGCTGATCACTGGtaaggaggatgctgccaacaATTACGCCCGTGGACACTACACCATCGGCAAGGAGGTCATCGACATCGTGCTGGACAGGATCCGCAAACTGGTGAGTGACGTGATTTCAGGAGGGATCCATTTCCTAATTTTGATTtcagatatttaaataaatgacataACTGTATCTCATGTGTAATCACTGTCTCTCTTCCCTCAGTCAGACCAGTGCACCGGCCTTCAGGGCTTCCTGGTTTTCCACAGCTTTGGCGGTGGCACCGGCTCTGGCTTCACCTCTCTGCTGATGGAGCGTCTGTCTGTCGACTACGGCAAGAAGTCCAAGCTGGAGTTCTCCATCTACCCAGCTCCCCAGGTGTCCACCGCTGTGGTGGAGCCCTACAACGCCATCCTGACCACCCACACCACCCTAGATCACTCTGACTGTTCCTTCATGGTCGATAACGAGGCCATCTACGATATCTGCCGTAGGAACCTCGATGTTGAGCGTCCCTCTTACACCAACCTGAACAGATTGATCAGTCAGATTGTGTCCTCCATCACCGCTTCTCTTCGTTTCGATGGCGCCCTCAATGTTGATCTGACAGAGTTCCAGACCAACTTGGTGCCATATCCCCGTATCCACTTCCCTCTGGCCACCTATGCCCCCGTCATCTCTGCTGAGAAAGCTTATCATGAGCAGTTAACGGTGGCCGAAATCACCAACTCCTGCTTTGAACCAGCCAATCAGATGGTCAAATGTGACCCTCGCCACGGTAAATACATGGCCTGCTGCCTTTTGTATCGTGGTGATGTGGTGCCCAAAGATGTGAATGCTGCCATTGCCACCATCAAAACCAAGCGCTCCATCCAGTTTGTGGACTGGTGCCCCACTGGTTTCAAGGTGGGCATCAACTACCAGCCGCCCACTGTAGTTCCTGGTGGAGACCTGGCCAAGGTCCAGAGGGCTGTGTGCATGCTGAGCAACACCACTGCTATTGCAGAGGCCTGGGCTCGACTTGACCACAAGTTTGATCTGATGTACGCTAAGCGTGCCTTTGTCCACTGGTATGTGGGTGAAGgtatggaggagggagagttctCTGAGGCCAGAGAGGACATGGCAGCTCTGGAGAAGGATTACGAGGAGGTTGGAGTCGACTCTgttgagggagagggagaggaagagggagaggaatatTAAAAGGGACAAAAAGGCAAAACAATTATTTAATCACTCCTTAGGTACATtccaaaataaatgtctgttaaTTAGCAGTTTagcttttcagaataaaactccTGAAAATATCAATTTGGATTTCAATCTAATGCTTCAAATTATAGGCATTCCAAAAGAAATGTTTGTCTATCAAATcttgtgtttgtcttttaagACTAAGTGATCCACAAATGTCAGTTTGGCTCTGTTCTAAATAAATACCCTGAAACATGAAGTTGTCTGTGTTGTTTTAATTTGGAGTGGGCGCAATCTGAAAAATAACCTTTTAGTTACCCATCGTGTAAACCCATCGTGGTTTGTAGTTCTAGCTAGTATTAAGCTATAATTTTGCAGTGATTTATTTATAGCAGTATCTTTGTTTAGAAAGAAAATGAGGCTCCGTAATATGCCTACAGTGCTAACTAGTGCCCAATTATGCAATTAAGTGTTTGATTCATGAAAGTTTAAGCTATATACGAGCCTTTTATTGCGGAAGTCAACcatatttctaaataaaaatCTATAGGAAAATGTGTGAATTTTCATGCTCCAGAGCTCTTTATTGATCCTTATCCTAGTGGGTAATGTGTAATCTGTAGGAACTGAAAGATAAGAGCGGCAGCTTAAGGGTCTAGTCAATTACGTGAATTATTATGAATTCACGAGTCTCTAAAATTAACCTTTCAGATGAACATATCAGTATAAACCTGCAGCCATCATTTTCAGAGACAGAATATGTATTCTCAATATATAAGAGTCTGATGTAGCTCTGTTCAATCTTGAGTTTGTCTGTCACAAGTGTTTTTTCATTGTTATTCCGGATTGCAGAAACTCAATAACCTTAAATATAAAGCCGCGttaaaatttgttttaatatgaGCTGTAGTAACCTTCCCTATTGGTGAAAAACCTAAATGGAGAAAATGTATATTCAATATTTTCAAGTGTCTCTTAAAGTTAAAGATCTTTAGACACCAAACTATTTAGATTTGTTTCCAGGTTAACAATGCATTTTCTGAATGTATATGAATATTGTTAAGATTATGTGGGTGATCTAATATAATTTGACAACAGTCTGCTATAGACCAGCTCTCACAGACTGTTAATCCCGCTGGACAGCACACTGTCTGACCACACAGAGTGCTTTTTAAATGCAGAATCttccatttatatatacagtgccatatcacaatatatttacataacttAAAAACAAAAGGTCTGGTGTTTTTTGTTGATGTTGCTCAAAAACAGTTTAAATTTGAGTCTGTGTGTAAATTTGTAAACCATCAACTTGGATTGCACAGAAGGTTGGTCAAAAATCTAATTACAATTTAAATTGGATGTACAATAGCTCCCTTTGACTAGATTAACTACGACAGGATGCACTTCAGCTGTTGTTTGTGCCGGTTCCGATGAAAACACATAACACTTTCGAAGTTGGTGTATTTGTATGTTGTTCCATAAGTCTCAGTTAACTCAGTGTTTCTATCCTATGAAATTTAGTACAACATGCAAAAAACAGTGCATTTTGGTCCAGTTGCCTGTTCTTACTTTGTTCTTTTCTAAAAAGTTTAGGTCTCTTCTTTTCAATTAACAGAAAAGTTAAGTTATAAGGTATTTGTGGTGTCTTCATCTGACACTTAAAGAAGATGCTGTTGCTGTTGAAAGGATGCAATAATACCATATTGTAGTTCACAAATTATGGATTACGGACACTTGGTTTAGCTCTGTAGCAATAACATTCACACATTTAAACAATATTGACTTCTGCAGTGGTAAAAAGGCGATAACTAAAGCTTTCATAGATCACACACTCAATTTCATAATTCGGACAAAGTACACCAAGATATAGAAAGAAAGACACAACACAGAAAAACTTGATTTCATGGAATTTATTTAGAACAGTCAAAATGGCATATGTTGGATAGCTTAGTCTGAAAAGCAAcatttatatttgatatataaacatttattttggaaTGTATTTAGATGTATTAATCAATTGGAGCCATTGTTTCTTGTTgaagtcccttttaatattcctctccctcttcctctccctctccctcaacAGAGTCGACTCCAACCTCCTCGTAATCCTTCTCTAGAGCTGCCATGTCCTCTCTGGCCTCAGagaactctccctcctccatacCTTCACCCACATACCAGTGGACAAAGGCACGCTTAGCGTACATCAGATCAAACTTGTGGTCAAGCCGAGCCCAGGCCTCTGCAATAGCAGTGGTGTTGCTCAGCATGCACACGGCCCTCTGGACCTTGGCCAGGTCTCCACCAGGAACTACAGTGGGCGGCTGGTAGTTGATGCCAACCTTGAAACCAGTGGGGCACCAGTCCACAAACTGGATGGAGCGCTTGGTTTTGATGGTGGCAATGGCAGCATTCACATCTTTGGGCACCACATCACCACGATACAAAAGGCAGCAGGCCATGTATTTACCGTGGCGAGGGTCACATTTGACCATCTGATTGGCTGGTTCAAAGCAGGAGTTGGTGATTTCTGACACTGAGAGCTGCTCATGATAAGCTTTCTCAGCAGAGATGACGGGGGCATAGGTGGCCAGAGGGAAGTGGATACGGGGATATGGCACCAAGTTGGTCTGGAACTCTGTCAGATCAACATTGAGGGCGCCATCGAAACGAAGGGAAGCGGTGATGGAGGACACAATCTGACTGATCAACCTGTTCAGGTTGCTGTAAGATGGACGCTCAACATCGAGGTTCCTACGGCAGATATCGTAGATGGCCTCGTTATCGACCATGAAGGAACAGTCAGAGTGCTCCAGGGTGGTGTGGGTGGTCAGGATGGCGTTGTAGGGCTCCACCACAGCAGTGGACACCTGGGGAGCTGGGTAGATGGAGAACTCCAGCTTGGACTTCTTGCCGTAGTCGACAGACAGACGCTCCATCAGCAGAGAGGTGAAGCCAGAGCCGGTGCCACCGCCAAAGCTGTGGAAAACCAGGAAGCCCTGAAGGCCGGTGCACTGGTCCGACTGAGGGAAGAGAGACAGTGAATACacatcaggcatgaaaacgggtcaggggtgaaaaaggtgaggaggataggcgtgcgggggggggggggtgctggtggtgacttccacgaacatcgatgttggacgttgtatgataatctataggtcctccattctgacaccaagtcagtgatcgggccctataatactataataatagtaatattgtgtataatatggtcattcatgaaccaacttcctttttgttgttggcgtgaacaagtcttcaagtcttgtgctctgctgagccatgagtctgttcctcgagtctgttctgcctctacctggttgtcacgatcttctataccatacctgccataaatatcatgatacaataccataaaacagtataccataaatacgatactggtatatttatctataatagtaataaataaaatatctgtatggttcactttttaccaactttttcaacacttaaacaaatagcagtaatattagtattaatacagcaagatattaatgaaactacatggagccatcatagcattgatcaatgattatacactatgaggccgttagtctctgaccagaggatacagagttcatcaggaagagcagctgtagagttacagaactttacagactgaacttaaacatttcacttctggcatctttttttatttttatttttaaagccgaaaattccgccacttcaggcccctcgctgtgagcgctgcgctgcgcgtgcaaacagcttgacacggagcagcgcgtgcgctctgatcgctcttttaatgaagtattgagactaaaaatatgctaaatcacatcgctctgaaCGTACGGggactttgttagcatcgctccaccgtgcagcgcgacagcagcagaagtagcgtctaacattcaagctaacctaaaccaccaaacgctgaagacatcttgacgctgattggccgagacgcgacacgtcccatcaaagatgttttattgcgaagagcaacacttcacactttctccgcgtcccactccaatctcataaacgccggccggccaattgaccccccccctaccccaaaacaaaaactcttcggatctacacgattcacgtaaatcacctattttggtttcaaaacggcgaatttcgccgaaaggtgagggattctcatgcctgacaCATGAGAGACCGTtatgtaatttatttaaatatctgaAATCAAAATTAGGAAATGGATCCCTCCTGAGATCACGTCACTCACCAGTTTGCGGATCCTGTCCAGCACGATGTCGATGACCTCCTTGCCGATGGTGTAGTGTCCACGGGCGTAATtgttggcagcatcctccttaCCAGTGATCAGCTGCTCAGGGTGGAACAGCTGGCGGTAAATACCACTGCGCACCTCATCTGAAGTGACAAAAATAGGAAATCAGGTTTTTGTTTACAATTTCTGATATTTCATTATAATTTGCCTAAATGAATCTTCAGCCCAAAGTGATGACACTTACCGATGACAGTGGGCTCGAGGTCCACAAAAACTGCTCTGGGGACGTGCTTTCCGGCTCCAGTCTCACTGAAGAAGGTGTTGTAGGAATCGTCTCCTCCCCCGATGGTCTTGTCACTgggcatctgtccatccggctGGATCCCATGTTCCAGGCAGTAaagttcccagcatgcattgccaATCTGGACACCAGCCTGACCGACGTGGATGGAGATACACTCACGCTATGCAAAGACAAAACAAGAGAGGTTATTTGCCTGTATGCATTGTTGACATGTGACACCGggctgaagaaaaaaacacaccagtGATCCAACACTGCAAATGTGTATATTTCACTTTTATAGACATCaaaatagtttatatatatatatatatatatatataaatataaataatacaggTCTTTAGATTGAGATTTGCCAATATTACTTTTACAGAAATGTAAGCGTGATTTTGTTAATGCCTTCTTCCCTGTCGGCATTGTTACAGTGAAATGCCTGTAAGGAGTGTCGCGAGGCCGAGCGCCGACAGGTGCGCACGGTGATTGGACCGAAGCCATCATTATTCATCCAGTctgattaaaaacatatttggtTCAATCTGCCCGTGCACGTACCGTTAGAAAGCTATTTCCCCGGCCATAGTTGCGCCTTAAATTCTCCCCACAACAAATAGTATATTATGTAATTAATGATACATTACAAAATAATGTGTTTACAACAGTTACTTTAAAACGTTTATGATAGCTCAAGCCTATTCCCATTGTTCCATCTTtgttccttcctccccccctcgCTTCATTATAACAGACCTCACGTGCGTCTATTTTTATAAAATGGAGAAAGTTCTTACCATTTTTTGTTCTGTTGCAGTAGAAGGGTGAAGCTTCTGGAAAATGTTACAATTCGACAGTTATGGGGTCGATGTAAGAAATAATGGCGTGCATGAGGATGGACAGTGGTATATGTACAAGTGCAGAGCCGGCGCCGGGGACTGCTCTGTCGCTATTGGTCAATTCTCTGTCAGTTGGGCGCTTCGAAGCCATCCGCGGCTTTCTATTGGATGAGTGTCTCCCTCACAACGCGGACCGCCTCCCAGACCACACCCGAATCACTACGTCACTCATTCATTGTGCAGCACCGATGGCGACTGAAGAGACACGTATTGCTTGTTTTCATCATGCTTTTACCACACGGGCCCAGGTTGACACACATTAAACATTTCGTGTGTATGTCCACATTGCAAACAAATCAATTGTTATTATAATAGAATACGACACATTATATTAAACTATTTGTATCATGCATGTATTCATAATAGAACAGAGTCTGCAATTTGGGAATATATCACACTGCTGTTAGTTACAGTGATTGTTTCTTTAATATGTGTCGCCTCATATACATATGATTGTCTGAACACGTGCCCAATCAAGCAGGCAATGACAGGTTATCCAAAATATGAATAGTATCCATCTGCTGCACTCCAACCATCCAAATCATGGTTGGCTTCCAAACATCGTTATTTAAAATAGCGgcgggtaaatatgatttatttgatgcgccaaTGGATGTTTTAAATCTCATACAAAGATTGGGCCAGATGATTTTTGCATTTAGTTCTTTTTTTGGCTCATTGTTGCTCCGATACCATATGGGCCATTCAGCCATTAATTTCACATATTATTTCAAGACATGATAGATATGGGTTTTATTGAGCACTAGCAGTTTATTTAGACTTTTACAATTCCAATTTTATTTTGAGTTATAGACAAAAGAGGTTAAACTGCCTTGTCAGAGATGAGGGACATGTAGGCCACAGACATCCACAGACGCCCAacccccatctctcctcctaaGATTTATCCGTTGCTAGGAACTGAATAATGGAGTTGCCTGGATACCCACATAGACCGCCTTTATCTGGGAGTCACGTGTCCCAGTTTAAATGGCAGCATTAACGGGCTGCATGCAGCTGCCTCTGTGGGGGGATGTGAAAGCACATCAGCCATCTCTTTTCCAAAAATCTTTCAGCCCGATGTTCTGTATCTTTAAGGAAACATACCGCTGGCCTATAAGTGCAGGTGTCCTCCCTTTCTAGTAAAACTgatgaacaaataaatagaaatgagAATGATATTGGGTGTGACCTCCAGATGGGTGGCATCAATGGGGGTCAGCTCTTTTGTTCTCACACAAGGCAGTTCTGTATTGAAGCAGTAACAACAGGGTGTGCCTCTAAGCTCTATTTGCGTTATACATTCAACTTTCAAGAAAGAAAGTCAAAAAATTGTTCTTCTGTGGaccgaaaaaaaagaagagtaaacaaacagacaaataagAGAAAAGATATTGATAATCTTTTATATAGCAGTTTTAACATTTTCAGAGTAGATAAAGGTGGTGTGGCAATACATGTGAAATCCCCATTGCTTGATCAGGAAGTGAGTATCATGGTGATCTCAATTCATGGTTGACCTCTGAATCTAATAAtcttaaataattgttttacgATCTTAATATCATACAGCTATTTTCTCACCCTATTGGCCCAACCTGAAGGATACCCCTGAGTCAAGACCAAATGACCTAATATTATCAATCAGACCAGAGAAAAACTCCAGACCAGTGTTTTTGGCCTTTTCT
The genomic region above belongs to Pseudoliparis swirei isolate HS2019 ecotype Mariana Trench chromosome 9, NWPU_hadal_v1, whole genome shotgun sequence and contains:
- the LOC130199546 gene encoding tubulin alpha-1B chain; amino-acid sequence: MRECISIHVGQAGVQIGNACWELYCLEHGIQPDGQMPSDKTVGGGDDSFNTFFSETGAGKHVPRAVFVDLEPTVIDEVRSGIYRQLFHPEQLITGKEDAANNYARGHYTIGKEVIDIVLDRIRKLSDQCTGLQGFLVFHSFGGGTGSGFTSLLMERLSVDYGKKSKLEFSIYPAPQVSTAVVEPYNAILTTHTTLDHSDCSFMVDNEAIYDICRRNLDVERPSYTNLNRLISQIVSSITASLRFDGALNVDLTEFQTNLVPYPRIHFPLATYAPVISAEKAYHEQLTVAEITNSCFEPANQMVKCDPRHGKYMACCLLYRGDVVPKDVNAAIATIKTKRSIQFVDWCPTGFKVGINYQPPTVVPGGDLAKVQRAVCMLSNTTAIAEAWARLDHKFDLMYAKRAFVHWYVGEGMEEGEFSEAREDMAALEKDYEEVGVDSVEGEGEEEGEEY
- the LOC130199547 gene encoding tubulin alpha chain, with translation MRECISIHVGQAGVQIGNACWELYCLEHGIQPDGQMPSDKTIGGGDDSYNTFFSETGAGKHVPRAVFVDLEPTVIDEVRSGIYRQLFHPEQLITGKEDAANNYARGHYTIGKEVIDIVLDRIRKLSDQCTGLQGFLVFHSFGGGTGSGFTSLLMERLSVDYGKKSKLEFSIYPAPQVSTAVVEPYNAILTTHTTLEHSDCSFMVDNEAIYDICRRNLDVERPSYSNLNRLISQIVSSITASLRFDGALNVDLTEFQTNLVPYPRIHFPLATYAPVISAEKAYHEQLSVSEITNSCFEPANQMVKCDPRHGKYMACCLLYRGDVVPKDVNAAIATIKTKRSIQFVDWCPTGFKVGINYQPPTVVPGGDLAKVQRAVCMLSNTTAIAEAWARLDHKFDLMYAKRAFVHWYVGEGMEEGEFSEAREDMAALEKDYEEVGVDSVEGEGEEEGEEY